TTTACTAGGAAATTTAAAACCACCGTTTTTCTTCCGGTCTGTGGCAACGCCATAAATGGAGCCGCCATTTGCGCCGTATAATTGCTGAAGGTCATTAGGTGTAAACATGTATTCAAATTCGATGGAATTTGATAAATCTGTAACACCCATTTTTTCAAGTTTAGCCATAATTATTTCCCGGTATTCTAATGCTTTATTATCCCATGTTTCTCCTTCTTTTAATGGGGGTACATGAGTTAAAACAAATAAGTTTTCCTTGCCCTCAGGTGCTTGTGTTGGATCAGATTTTGAGGATATTCCAACATAAATTGTTGGATCTTCTGGCGGTGTTTCCTCATTGTAAAGTTGATTAAACTCTTTTTCAGGTGATGCTGAAAAGAAAAAATTATGATGTGTAAGATGTTCGTATTTTTTATTAACTCCTAATAATAGTACTAGGCCGGAAACAGTTGGAGGGAACTTCTCCTGTTCCTGATTAAAATCAGGATGTAAAGAGTGATTCTCTAGCAATGTTTGATAAGTAGGTACAACCTCTAAATTGGAGACTATAATGTCAGCTTCTACTATTTGTCCATTTTCAAGCTCTACGCCTGTTGCTTTTTTCCATTTGATATGATCTTTTTTACTTTTGTGTTTAGATGTACATTAACTTGTAATTCATGTAAGACCTTCGACATCGCGTTTGCAATTTCATACATGCCTCCATCAACATAATATATTCCAAGTCCTAATTGAACATGTGCTAACTGTGATAAAACGGCAGGAGCATGATAGGGTGAAGACCCGATATACATGATTAAAAAATTAAACAATTGCTGAATTTTTTTATCTTTAAAGAATTTACGTGTTCCTTGGTGCATTGTTTTCATCGGATCCATTGATAATAATTCTTTAACCGTATGCATGGATCTTAAATCCTGTAGTCCACTTAAACTTTTTTTGTAAACACTTTTTAAGCTGTATTCATACATTTTGCTACAATAATTTAAATAATTGAAAAGCTCACCTGCGTCTTCTTTAGATACTGATCTTAGTTGTCTAATTAACTCAGGTAAATCACTTGTAAGTTCGATGGTCGTGCCGTCTTCAAAAAATGTTTTCCACTGTGGCTCGATTCTTTTCAATTTAATATAGTCTGTAAGGTTTCGATTGGCATTTTGAAATAATTGTTCAAGTACCCATGGCATGGTTAGAATAGAAGGTCCCGTATCAAAAGAAAACCCTTTTCCACCTCTTTTGTTCATCTTTCCGCCAAGTCGCTCGCCTTTTTCAATAATCGTAACATCATAGTTATCTAAAGCAAGACGTATACCTGCTGACATCCCACCTAAACCTCCACCGATGATAATAACTTTTTTGTTCATTTTTTCCTCCAAAAGTTTATAGTAAAGTAATGTGAAAAATGACTTCTATAAAAACTCATTTTATCCATCATTTTCCTATTCGAGACAGTATATTTCTTTCTTAATTGATATTTTTTAACACAGTAGTTCCTAAGGGTTGTGTTAAATTGTACTTTTTTATGTTCATTGCTATCATGTAAAGAGAAGTGTAGAAGGGTAGTGAAATAATGAAAAATCGTATAGAAAATGTAATGAAATGGCTTCAAGCACAAGACATAGATATGTGTTTTGTTCAATCTAAAGAAAATGTCTTTTATTTAACTCATTTTTATACTGACCCACATGAAAGACTATTGGGGGTTTTTATATTTAAAGAAGCTGATCCTATTATGGTTTGTCCAAATATGGAGATTAATCAGGCAAAGGCAGCTGGATGGGAAAATGAAATGATTGGTTATAGTGATCACGAAGATCCATGGGAGTTAATTAAGGAAAGAGTGAAACTTAGATATAAACATTCTTTAAATAAAGTTGCAGTGGAAATAGATACTATTTCTTACAGTAGGGTTGAAAAGTTAAAACAACTTTCTAATGAAGATGTTCAAATTGTTACAGCTGAGGACATGTTAAATCAACTTAGACTAATAAAGGACAAAAGTGAAATTAAAATTTTAACTGAAGCTGCTAAACTTGCAGACTATGGAGTCCAAATTGGAGTAGAGGCTCTTAAAAGTGGCGTTACTGAAATGGATGTATTGGCCACGATTGAATACGAGCTAAAGAAAAAAGGGATAAGAGAAATGTCTTTTTCAACAATGGTATTGTTCGGAGAAAAGTCGGGGGATCCTCATGGTAATCCAGGATTGACGCAACTTACTGATGGAGATTTTGTATTATTTGATCTAGGTGTTGTATTAGATGGTTATTGCTCCGACATTACAAGAACCTTTGTGTATAAACAGGCTGATGAAAAGCAAGAAGAAATTTATCATACTGTATTACAGTCGCAATTAGCTGCACTGGAAGCAAGTAAACCTGGTACACGAATTGGCGATTTAGATGAAATAGCTAGAAAAGTTATAACAGATGCAGGTTATGGCGATTATTTCCCACATCGACTTGGGCATGGATTAGGAATTAATGTTCATGAATATCCTTCTATGAGTCATATCAATGACAACTTGTTAACAGAAGGGATGGTTTATACAATCGAACCTGGAATATACATTCCTTCAATTGGAGGAGTACGTATCGAAGATGATGTGTTAATAACCGAAGATGGGTATAAAACTTTAACAACATTTCCTAAGAATCTTACTGTAATAAAATAACCAAAGTGCATAAAAGGGATTGACATAATTTAAGATGAGAAATAAATTAACCATCCTATTTTTCTCGATGCTTATGTTTTTACTAACAATAGCATGCTCTGCAAATCAAGATAGCAAAGACCTTGTTTCTGCGAAAGTGGCAAAGGTCGTAGACGGTGATACATTAAACGTTATGATTAGCGGTAAAGAAGAAACAATACGATTACTATTAGTAGATACTCCTGAGACGGTTCACCCTTCTAAACCTGTTCAACCGTTTGGGCCAGAGGCAAGTAACTATTTAAAAAAGCTGTTAAATGGAAAAGAAGTCCAGGTTGAATTAGGAATAGGTGAACGTGATAAATATGGCAGGTTGTTGGCATATGTGTATATTGATGAACAAATGGTAAATAAGATGCTTTTGCAAAAAGGTTTAGCTAGAGTGGCTTATGTGTTTGAACCTAACACAAAATACATTGATGAATTCAATTCGATTCAAAAGCAAGCTCAACAAAATGAAGTTGGAATTTGGAGTATTGAAAACTATGCAACAGATGAAGGTTTCCAGACAACACTAAATGAAGACCGAAACGAATTAAATCCAAGCTTACAAGTGGATGAAAAGTGTACAATTAAGGGGAACATTAATTCAAAGGGTGAAAAAATCTTTCATACAGAGCAATCTCCTTCATATGAATTGACAAAGCTCGAAGAAATGTTTTGTACAGAAGATGAAGCCATAGCGGCAGGATATCGAGCAGTTAAAAGATAACACAAAAGGGATTCAATTTTTGAATCCCTTTTGTGTTATATAGAAGGATCTGTAACATCTATGTTTTTGCTTACAGACCTGCCAGTTGTCGATGTTCTTTATCAAATAAAAGTAATGAAGGATTTGATTTTTGGCTTTCCAATAAAATATCCTTGTGCTAAATCAATACCAATTTCCTTTAAAAATTGAAATTCTTCTTTAGTTTCAATACCTTCACCTAACACTGTAATACCTAGTTCTTTTGCTAAGTTCATTACACCGAGTAAAAAAGTTTGATTGTCTTTGCTAATATGACAATCTTGAATATACATTCTATCAATTTTTATATAATCAGGACGAAGCTTAGAAAGCATATCTAATGTAGAATATCCGGCACCAACATCGTCCAATGCAACTTTCATACCGTGTTCTCTATATGTTTCTAGAATTGATTTTAAATGTTGTACATCATGTATCTTCTCTGTCTCTACTACTTCAAACACGAGGTCATTTGGATCCACATTGTATTTTTCAACAATTTGAAATGTGTGTTTTAAGCAATGTGCAGGGTTATATATTGTAGATGGTAAGAAGTTGATGAAGCTTTTAATTCCTTGTGGGATACGATTAGTTCGAGATTCTATGGCTATCTCACGAGCCTTTTTATCTAAAATGGAATGCATTTCTGTTTTTCTGGCAACTTCAAAAAGTTGACTTGGAAAAATCGAATGATCCTTTACCCTTAGAAGTGATTCATATCCATAAATATCACCACTGTCCATATTAATAATGGGCTGCAGATAACTAATAAACTCTCCATTTTTTATAATGTTAACTGTATTTTCATGAAAAGTGTGTTCATATATTGTTTGTAATGAATAACTTTCAAAAGGTCCCGGCACTTCTTCCTGGTGTATGGCTCCTTTAAATTCTTCAAGAGTATTACCCAACTCATAATGGATAAAAGAAAGAAACTCCTTTAATGCACTTTTTGACTCAAAAGCTTTAATAAAATGATTTGTATTAACCTGTTTAAAATAAAGTTTCGTCAAGGTTTTTGTTAATTTATCATGCTTGCTAGGAAATATTGATAAAAAACCTTGATTATGTATTTTAAGAGGTTGAAAGCAGGATCTACAATAATTGACCATCTTTATCCCTCGATTCAATATCATATTTTAGATTGATTTTATTTTACCAAAGATTATACAAAAGTTAAACAAAAATAATTCACGAATGGAATTATTAATTTATATTAGTGAATTGATTAACTTGTCCAATGTTTGGGTATAGCATAAAAATAAAAGGAAATTTAAATGAGTTCTTTTGACATTGTTTATTTAAACTGAGAGCATTCTAACCGAAGTGTTTTGGTTAAAAAGATAAAAATGGGAAAGTTTAAAGGAGTGATGGTAGTTGATAAAAGCGATTGTTTTTGATGTGTATGGGACATTGTTTAATGTTCATTCTGTTGTTGAAAAATGCAACTCCCTTTATCCCGGAAAAGGACATGAACTTAGTGAACTTTGGAGAAGAAAACAATTAGAGTACTCTTTTTGAGGCAGCTTATGGGTCATTATGAGACTTTCTTGACGATTACAAAAGAGTCATTAGCATATTCTTGTAAAAGTTTAAGTCTCCCGTATAATTCCGAAATTGAGGAAATCTTAATTAATGAGTATGTGAATTTTGCTTTATATGATGAAGTTGAAGAGGTGCTAGCTGCACTTGAAAATATAAAAATAGCATTGTACTCAAATGGTTCTCTCGATATGTTAAAACCACTAATACATAACTCTTCAATAAATAAAAAGGACATAATGTTGGTCTCTGTTGATGAAAGGAAAGAGTATAAACCGACTCCAATGTCATATCAATTCGTATTAAAAAAGCTTAATGTTGAGAGAGAAGAGGTTTTGTTTGTTTCCTCTAATACTTGGGATATTGCAGGGGCTAAACATTTTGGATTCCGGACAGCTTGGATTAATCGTGATAATCGAGTGTTTGATTATTTAGGGACTTTTCCTGACAATGAGTACAATAACTTAAAAGGAATTATTTAAAGGAGGTTATATTATGAAAAAAATAGCAGTGTTAACGAGCGGTGGAGATTCACCAGGTATGAATGCGGCTATTCGTGCTGTTGTTCGGAAAGGGATTCATGAGGGACTAGACGTTTATGGTGTGTATAATGGCTATGCTGGTTTGATGGATGGGAAAATAAAAAAACTGGAGCTGGGTTCAGTTGGAGATATTATCCATCGAGGTGGCACGATTCTTTATACAGCAAGATCAGAAGAGTTTAAAAAAGATAAATCACAGCACGAGGCAATAAGACAATTAAAAGATTTAGGTATCGATGGATTGGTAGTTATAGGAGGAGATGGCTCATATCGTGGGGCCGCAAAATTAACTGAAAAAGGTTTTCCATGTGTTGGTTTACCAGGAACAATTGATAATGATATACCAGGAACAGATTATACCATTGGATACGATACGGCTTTAAACACAGTTGTGGAAAATATTGATAAAATAAGGGACACAGCAACATCTCATGATCGAACATTTATTATTGAAGTAATGGGACGTCATGCAGGAGATATTGCACTTTTCTCAGGGGTTGCTGTCGGGTACTGAAACGATATTAATTCCTGAAAGAACGTTTGAACTAAATGATGTTGTTGAAAAATTAAATAAAGGTATTAAACGTGGCAAGAAGCACTCTATTATTGTTTTAGCAGAGGGTGTTTGTTCTGCAAATGAACTTGCAGAACAATTAAAAGAAAAATACCATCTAGAAACAAGAATTTCCGTTTTAGGGCATATTCAAAGAGGAGGATCTCCTACAGGTTTTGATCGTGTTTTAGCATCAAGATTAGGAGCGAGAGCTGTTGAACTCTTACTACAAGGAAAATCAGGCCGAGCAATTGGAATGCAAAAGCAAGAAATTGTTGACCATGATATTATTGAGATTTTGAAACAAAAAGATCCGTTACCAGAGGGAGTATACTCATTATCGCAGCAATTATCAATTTAAGATATAGTCTAGAATAATAAAGCTTATCATTGACAGAGGCTGACTGTTTCAAGTGAACAGTCAGCCTCCTTTTTGTTGAAAGTCGAGAAACCATATTCAGTATACTTTCACGACCTTCTTTTCTTGTTGTTTATGTAAGCTTTTTAGCTTTTAATTGATTTTTTTGTTAAAGTCTATTTTATTGACGCCTTAAGATATAAAGCCTGCCTCTCTTATATCGTTGCGGCTCCTTGGCCGCGCCACTGATTATGCGTCTTGTAGTTGTATCATGATGTTGCTTCATTGCGCGCTTAATTATGTAATACCCATATTGACCATTACAAAACATAGAGACAAGCTATTTTTGAGAATTTAAGTTAACAGAACTACAATCATCCTATGCTGTTTATGGAAAAAATGTTATTGAGAAGAGGAATTATCAACGATTGATCTGCAAATCCTTCTATCTAAAATAAACAAAGTCTTCTTTTAAAGCTGACTAAGGTTATCCAAGATAAATATTTGCCGAGGAAGGACTGTTTGCGGGATAAAGTAAATACTTTGATAATTCCTAAATTGCTTTTAAAGAAGGGTCCATTCCTGCAGAAAGTACATTTTTAAGTGAAAAGGTACGAATTTCTTTTCGTAAATAACAATAAGCTATTATTTTCTCATTTGTCATTTTTCGAATAAGTATTTTTCTTTTTGAAAAGCTTCCTGATGCTGATAAGTAAATAATTGTGATCGGCAATTTGTTTTCTAAACTTAATTTTAAAAAGTATTTCATAAGAACACCTCCATCTGTCTTCATCTCTATTATATACGAACATACATTCTTTTATCCACTAAAAAACGAACATATATTCGATGTATTTTAGCCATATTTCTTCCTTTTTAGGCGTAAGATGTAAGGATAACTTTTTTAGATTAAATCCTTTAGAGGGGAGAGATAAGGATGACAGAACGAGAAAAAATACAATTAATTCAAGAAATTTCAAAAGAAATGATGAAACATTCTGTGAAGGATCAAAAAGGGGCACATGCTAGTGAGCAGGAAAAAGCAGTAGAACTACTTGCAAGAGCATTACATGATTTTTCTGATCTGTATTTAAAGCAACAAAACGAGGATGAAGTTTTAAAAGGAATATTAGCAAAAGTAAAAATTGCCTGCAATACTATGGAACGAGTTAAGAAACCAACTATAGTTATAAAAAGAGTATAAATCACAATTTTATAAATAAAGGGGGTGATTAATATAGGAGAATTGAATTAAAAAGGGAACGCGTGTTCCAATTTGGGTTTACTTTATGATACAATAAGTTTGCAGTCAAGCGATCGAACAAGCCCCTTCTAAAAGGAGGTGATGCTTGTTGACGATTTATGAAAGTCTAATATCTATGTTTACATTTGCTTCTTTAGTTATTGCCATTTTGGCTTTTTCACAAAAAAAATAGACCTTTTAGAGGTCTAATCATTTTTATCTATTTTTAAGATCTGTCGACTGCAGACTGTGGATGCTGCAACATCCACGGTCAATTATAATCCTATTATACCACAATAGGAAGAATAATTAGTTAGCAGAAACATATTGATTATTATTTTTGTTTCTTTTTCTTAGTTGTCATCTCTTTAGAAGTTGCTGATTCCATTGCTTCGTTTTGTTGTTTTTGAAATTTTTGTTCTTTACTATCATTGTTGTTTTGCATGCTTTTCACCTCCGTAGCTTTTTCCTTCCCTATTTTCTACAAACAGGTAAGTTCTTATTCTTTAATGTCCAAAGTTTTCAAAAAATCGGTAAAATTATATTCTATATCAAAAAACATAGGTGTATTTTCATCGTCATACAAAATTAATCTTCCTTGATGTTCTGTTGACGGATCATATATTAATATAATTTCTGTGATTAGTGATTCAAACCATTTGTTTTTAACTTTATATGATTTTGTTAAGGGTATTCTGATAAGATATCCTTTTTTAGGTATAGGATTTGCTTGAACTGTGACCTTCTGAACGCCCTTAATTGCGCTAATTGCATATTGATCCATTTTAGAAGATTGTTCAGCTCGTTTAACAATTGCATTTGTTTCAATATCCATTACTTTTATTTGCTGGTTTTCAGCTATAACAACATTACTAAAACTAACAAAGAGAAAAAAATAACGTGAAGCAAAAGGTATGTTTTCTTCATTTTTTCACCTCATTTATTACTCTTTCCAACAAGAAAGATAATCAACATGGAATTATTACCCTAATAGAACTTGCCGAAAGTCGCCATCCTAACTATAGGAGGTGATAAGATGATACAAAAACTACTCCTTATTACAGGATGTTTCCTTTTTGTTATTGGTTGTAAACAAGATGATCAGGTGTCTTCTCGAACATTCTTAATACCAGAAGGATATGTAGGTTGGGTTCAAGTAAAATATGATCAACAGTTACCTAAAAAAGTAATGAATGATGGAAATAATCAGGTATATAAAGTTAGTCAAAACGGAATGACATACACAGATGAAGAACATATCCATGAGGGTTGGGCAACTAATAAATATTATTATGTAAACGATAAAGGAGAACGAACGTCACTAGTACCAGGTAAGATGGTTCATGGACCATCAAGTGGGAGAGAATTAGCTGGTGAAACGGTTGAATATTTTTTTATAGGATCATCAGATCAGTTTCATCAGGATGAATATGTCCCTAATGAATATGAAGTAAATTAGCGGCTGCAATATGCAGCTTTTCTTTTTCTCTTAAAATAAAACAAGTCAAGAAGAGTAAAAAGAAATTTTTCTACAATAAGCGACAAATTCATTGACGTCCATACATAACTTTTGTACGATATGAAGGATTGAATGAAAAGGAGCTGTGGATTTCGCGATGGAGTCCTTTAAAATAAAAAAAACTTTAAATAACAACGTTTTGATAGCATTTCATGATTCCTATGGAGAAGTTGTATTAATTGGAAAAGGAATCAGTTTCGGTAAAAAAGAAGGAGACATTATTCAAGAAGATAGCTATGAAAAAATGTTTGTTTTAACAAATCAAAAGGAGCAGGAGCAATATAAGTTACTGCTATCAGATATTGATGAAGAAATGCTCGAAATTATGCAGGAAGTGATTCAATATATTTTTGAACGTGTTAACAAGCCTCTAAATGAACATATTCACATAGCACTTACTGACCATATAGCATTTGCTTTAAAGCGTTTGCAGCAAGGTATGGATTTGAAGAATCCGTTTCTTCTTGAAACAAAGTCTTTATATCCCTTTGAATATGAGCTGGCAACAGAAGTTATTAATATGCTGAATGATAAACTAAACGTACAACTACCCCATGGTGAAATTGGTTTTATTGCGCTTCATATTCATAGCTCAATATCTAATAAGCCGCTTTCAGAAGTGAATCAATATTCTCAGCTTATTAGCAGGTTAACAGAAGTAATAGAAGAGTCTTTAAAAATTAAAGTGGATCGAGAAAGTGTTAACTATTTACGATTAATTCGCCATCTTCGATACACAATTGAAAGAGTGAATTCAGGAGAATCTGTTTCAGAACCAGAAAAATTAGCTTTTTTGTTGAAAAAGGAATATCCGTTATGCTACAATACTTCTTGGAAAATGATAAAAGTCATGCAACAGGTTTTAAAGAAATCTGTTTATGAAGCTGAAGCAGTTTACTTAACAATGCATTTATATCGACTAACAAACAAATAAATAATTGTAACCGATATTATTCACGTGTTACTGATTCGATCAGGCATGAGTGAACAAGGTGTTTTTAATTGCTATTTTGGGGAACTATACCTAATAGCAGCTAAAATACATGTTCACCATGCCTTTTTTGTATGCATTGGGACAATTCCTGAGCTTAATGTAAACGGTTAATAGTAGATTGTTTTTTTAGGCTTTGTACTTTTATTGACTACAGAAATGAACAAAATAGGAGGAAATGATTATGTTTAAAAATGCATTCGGCGTCTTGCAAAAAGTTGGACGTGCACTAATGCTGCCAGTTGCATTATTACCTGCTGCTGGTTTATTGCTTGCAATAGGTAATGCCCTTCAAAATCCAACACTTACTGATTTAGCACCATTCTTAACAGCTGATTGGATCGTGTTAATTGCAAGTGTTATGGAGAATGCGGGTAATATTGTATTCTCGAATTTACCCGTATTATTCGCAGTTGGGGTTGCAATAGGCTTAGCAAACGGTGATGGAGTTGCCGGTATTGCTGCTTTAATTGGTTACTTAATAATGAATATTACAATGAGTAGTATTCTTAAGGGAGTTGGTACACTTCCATCTGGTGGACAGGAGCTTACTGACTTTTTAGCTAATAACGGTGCTGCCTATGGAAATGTACTAGGCATCCCAACCCTACAAACAGGGGTATTTGGTGGTATTATCGTAGGTATTATTGCTGCTGCCATGTATAATCGCTTTTTCACGATTGATTTACCATCTTATTTAGGATTCTTTGCTGGTAAGCGTTTCGTACCGATTGTAACGGCTGGAGCAACTGTATTACTTGGTATTGTCATGTATTTTGTTTGGCCTCCAATTCAAACAGGCTTAAACGCTTTTTCTACAAACTTATTAGATGCAAACAGAACGTTGGCAGCCTTCATATTTGGTGTAATTGAACGTTCGTTAATTCCATTCGGTCTTCATCATATCTTCTATTCACCATTCTGGTTTGAATTTGGAAGCTATGTAAATGCTGCTGGAGAAACTGTACGTGGAGATCAAACAATCTTCTTCTCTCAAATTAGAGATGGTGTTCAAGATTTAACAGCAGGTACATTTATGACAGGTAAATTCCCATTCATGATGTTTGGTTTACCAGCTGCAGCACTTGCAATTTACCATGAAGCAAAACCAGAGCATAAAAAAGTTGTTGCAGGTTTAATGGGTTCTGCGGCCCTAACTTCTTTCTTAACAGGTATTACAGAACCACTTGAATTCTCATTCTTATTCGTAGCACCTGTATTATTCGGTATCCATGCAATCTTTGCTGGTTTATCATTTATGATCATGCACATTCTTAATGTTAAAATTGGTATGACGTTCTCTGGAGGATTAATTGATTTCCTATTATTTGGGGTGTTAAACCCACAAACAAATTGGTGGCTAGTTATTCCTGTAGGTTTAGTTTTTGCAGTTGTTTATTACTTTGGTTTCCGTTTTGCAATTAGAAAGTGGAATCTTGCCACTCCTGGTCGTGAGGAAACAGATGTTGAAACTTCTGATGAAGGTCAACCAAAAGCTAATGCTGGAGATTTACCATTCCAAGTGTTAGAATCCTTAGGTGGTTCTGGAAACATTAAGCATTTAGATGCTTGTATTACACGTTTACGTGTTACAGTTAACGACATTAAAGATGTTGACAAAGATCGTTTGAAAAAACTTGGTGCATCTGGTGTACTAGAAATTGGAAACAACATTCAAGCAATCTTTGGACCTAAATCTGATAATTTAAAAACTCAAATCCAAGATGTTATGTCTGGAAAACGTCCTAAAGCAACACAAACTCATTCTCAAGAAAAAGAAGTTCAAGAGCAAGTTGAGGATGTAGTAGCTGATGGATTGAAAAATGATGTAATAGATGAAACATTTGTTTCGCCTCTTACAGGTGAGATTAAAGAGATTACAGAAGTTCCAGACCAAGTATTCTCTGGAAAAATGATGGGTGACGGTTTTGCCATTCTTCCATCTAACGGAACAGTCGTTTCACCTGTTAATGGTAAAATCTTAAATGTTTTCCCTACAAAACATGCTATTGGTATTCAATCTGATGGTGGAAAAGAAATTCTTATTCACTTTGGTATTGATACAGTTAATTTGAAAGGTGAAGGATTCGAAGCATTTGTCCAAGAAGGTGACATAGTTGAGCAAGGTCAAAAACTTCTAGAAGTTGATCTGGATTTTGTAAAATCTAACGCACCTTCAATTATAACTCCGATCGTATTCACGAACTTAAAAGAAGGTCAATCAATTAAACTGCAAACAAAAGGTAATGTTGCAGCAAATGATACTGATATCATTGGAATC
This Metabacillus endolithicus DNA region includes the following protein-coding sequences:
- a CDS encoding M24 family metallopeptidase; this encodes MKNRIENVMKWLQAQDIDMCFVQSKENVFYLTHFYTDPHERLLGVFIFKEADPIMVCPNMEINQAKAAGWENEMIGYSDHEDPWELIKERVKLRYKHSLNKVAVEIDTISYSRVEKLKQLSNEDVQIVTAEDMLNQLRLIKDKSEIKILTEAAKLADYGVQIGVEALKSGVTEMDVLATIEYELKKKGIREMSFSTMVLFGEKSGDPHGNPGLTQLTDGDFVLFDLGVVLDGYCSDITRTFVYKQADEKQEEIYHTVLQSQLAALEASKPGTRIGDLDEIARKVITDAGYGDYFPHRLGHGLGINVHEYPSMSHINDNLLTEGMVYTIEPGIYIPSIGGVRIEDDVLITEDGYKTLTTFPKNLTVIK
- a CDS encoding thermonuclease family protein, whose amino-acid sequence is MRNKLTILFFSMLMFLLTIACSANQDSKDLVSAKVAKVVDGDTLNVMISGKEETIRLLLVDTPETVHPSKPVQPFGPEASNYLKKLLNGKEVQVELGIGERDKYGRLLAYVYIDEQMVNKMLLQKGLARVAYVFEPNTKYIDEFNSIQKQAQQNEVGIWSIENYATDEGFQTTLNEDRNELNPSLQVDEKCTIKGNINSKGEKIFHTEQSPSYELTKLEEMFCTEDEAIAAGYRAVKR
- a CDS encoding phytoene desaturase family protein gives rise to the protein MNKKVIIIGGGLGGMSAGIRLALDNYDVTIIEKGERLGGKMNKRGGKGFSFDTGPSILTMPWVLEQLFQNANRNLTDYIKLKRIEPQWKTFFEDGTTIELTSDLPELIRQLRSVSKEDAGELFNYLNYCSKMYEYSLKSVYKKSLSGLQDLRSMHTVKELLSMDPMKTMHQGTRKFFKDKKIQQLFNFLIMYIGSSPYHAPAVLSQLAHVQLGLGIYYVDGGMYEIANAMSKVLHELQVNVHLNTKVKKIISNGKKQQA
- the ptsG gene encoding glucose-specific PTS transporter subunit IIBC; the encoded protein is MFKNAFGVLQKVGRALMLPVALLPAAGLLLAIGNALQNPTLTDLAPFLTADWIVLIASVMENAGNIVFSNLPVLFAVGVAIGLANGDGVAGIAALIGYLIMNITMSSILKGVGTLPSGGQELTDFLANNGAAYGNVLGIPTLQTGVFGGIIVGIIAAAMYNRFFTIDLPSYLGFFAGKRFVPIVTAGATVLLGIVMYFVWPPIQTGLNAFSTNLLDANRTLAAFIFGVIERSLIPFGLHHIFYSPFWFEFGSYVNAAGETVRGDQTIFFSQIRDGVQDLTAGTFMTGKFPFMMFGLPAAALAIYHEAKPEHKKVVAGLMGSAALTSFLTGITEPLEFSFLFVAPVLFGIHAIFAGLSFMIMHILNVKIGMTFSGGLIDFLLFGVLNPQTNWWLVIPVGLVFAVVYYFGFRFAIRKWNLATPGREETDVETSDEGQPKANAGDLPFQVLESLGGSGNIKHLDACITRLRVTVNDIKDVDKDRLKKLGASGVLEIGNNIQAIFGPKSDNLKTQIQDVMSGKRPKATQTHSQEKEVQEQVEDVVADGLKNDVIDETFVSPLTGEIKEITEVPDQVFSGKMMGDGFAILPSNGTVVSPVNGKILNVFPTKHAIGIQSDGGKEILIHFGIDTVNLKGEGFEAFVQEGDIVEQGQKLLEVDLDFVKSNAPSIITPIVFTNLKEGQSIKLQTKGNVAANDTDIIGIEGK
- a CDS encoding DUF6843 domain-containing protein; amino-acid sequence: MIQKLLLITGCFLFVIGCKQDDQVSSRTFLIPEGYVGWVQVKYDQQLPKKVMNDGNNQVYKVSQNGMTYTDEEHIHEGWATNKYYYVNDKGERTSLVPGKMVHGPSSGRELAGETVEYFFIGSSDQFHQDEYVPNEYEVN
- the glcT gene encoding glucose PTS transporter transcription antiterminator GlcT, encoding MESFKIKKTLNNNVLIAFHDSYGEVVLIGKGISFGKKEGDIIQEDSYEKMFVLTNQKEQEQYKLLLSDIDEEMLEIMQEVIQYIFERVNKPLNEHIHIALTDHIAFALKRLQQGMDLKNPFLLETKSLYPFEYELATEVINMLNDKLNVQLPHGEIGFIALHIHSSISNKPLSEVNQYSQLISRLTEVIEESLKIKVDRESVNYLRLIRHLRYTIERVNSGESVSEPEKLAFLLKKEYPLCYNTSWKMIKVMQQVLKKSVYEAEAVYLTMHLYRLTNK
- a CDS encoding EAL domain-containing protein, coding for MVNYCRSCFQPLKIHNQGFLSIFPSKHDKLTKTLTKLYFKQVNTNHFIKAFESKSALKEFLSFIHYELGNTLEEFKGAIHQEEVPGPFESYSLQTIYEHTFHENTVNIIKNGEFISYLQPIINMDSGDIYGYESLLRVKDHSIFPSQLFEVARKTEMHSILDKKAREIAIESRTNRIPQGIKSFINFLPSTIYNPAHCLKHTFQIVEKYNVDPNDLVFEVVETEKIHDVQHLKSILETYREHGMKVALDDVGAGYSTLDMLSKLRPDYIKIDRMYIQDCHISKDNQTFLLGVMNLAKELGITVLGEGIETKEEFQFLKEIGIDLAQGYFIGKPKIKSFITFI
- a CDS encoding HAD-IA family hydrolase, giving the protein MGHYETFLTITKESLAYSCKSLSLPYNSEIEEILINEYVNFALYDEVEEVLAALENIKIALYSNGSLDMLKPLIHNSSINKKDIMLVSVDERKEYKPTPMSYQFVLKKLNVEREEVLFVSSNTWDIAGAKHFGFRTAWINRDNRVFDYLGTFPDNEYNNLKGII